A single genomic interval of Chryseobacterium paludis harbors:
- a CDS encoding S41 family peptidase gives MGRFLKFYMLTLLLLSTIAVNSCRSEEEVIPDFPDGSVESVNVWVQDNMKRYYYWADQMPSKPDYHLPVKKFFASLLSQNDRFSSIVNTEDSSTYLRTVRNMYGFDYAVIQLANGQITAVIKLVLQDSPAQNAGLQRGMIIKKINGSLITASNAESLLNSIPDNTTLDLTVGDWEAGNVINEKNIIVYYGFSLDQPIVSRIFDQNGKKTGYLYIYDFPDGMSQSLNQKFAEFKVAGVKDLVVDLRYNYGGSVASAAALCSMIPSGITANSPFITYKGNKNGGEVKKTFAEQVAYDPTALSFSALHTNSLGLSRVFILTSRNTASASEIVINNLKPYVQVIQVGDTTLGKDMAGFAVTDDSKSQKITWQIHPVIYKVYNANGEGEYSGGISPQIPINEYTSLPLIQLGESEEILLHAVLNKIYSKSVNHENSNNNVKIITESEKPFSIVKP, from the coding sequence ATGGGTAGATTTTTAAAGTTTTATATGCTGACGTTATTGCTTTTAAGCACAATAGCTGTCAATTCCTGCAGATCTGAAGAAGAAGTTATCCCGGATTTTCCTGATGGAAGTGTGGAATCCGTTAATGTTTGGGTACAGGATAATATGAAACGTTATTATTACTGGGCAGATCAGATGCCTTCAAAACCGGACTATCATCTTCCGGTAAAGAAATTTTTTGCAAGTCTTCTATCACAAAACGATCGTTTTTCAAGCATTGTAAATACTGAGGATTCTTCAACCTATTTACGGACAGTCCGAAATATGTATGGTTTTGATTATGCCGTAATTCAGCTTGCCAATGGACAAATAACTGCTGTAATAAAGCTTGTGTTGCAAGATTCTCCTGCTCAGAATGCTGGTTTACAACGTGGAATGATCATAAAAAAGATCAACGGAAGTCTGATCACTGCATCCAATGCCGAAAGCCTTCTTAATTCTATTCCAGATAATACAACCCTCGATCTTACAGTAGGAGACTGGGAAGCCGGAAATGTGATCAATGAAAAAAATATTATAGTATACTATGGCTTTTCTCTAGATCAACCCATTGTATCAAGAATTTTTGATCAAAATGGCAAAAAAACCGGATACTTATATATATATGATTTTCCAGATGGAATGTCTCAGAGTCTTAATCAGAAATTTGCAGAATTCAAAGTTGCTGGAGTAAAAGATCTTGTTGTAGATCTTAGATATAACTATGGTGGATCAGTAGCTTCGGCTGCAGCATTATGCTCAATGATCCCTTCAGGAATAACTGCTAACTCACCATTCATAACCTATAAAGGGAATAAAAATGGTGGTGAAGTGAAAAAAACATTTGCAGAACAGGTAGCTTATGATCCTACTGCACTTAGTTTTTCGGCACTTCATACTAATTCATTGGGGTTAAGCAGAGTATTTATTCTTACCTCCAGAAATACAGCGTCAGCATCTGAGATAGTGATCAATAATCTTAAGCCTTATGTGCAGGTAATACAGGTAGGAGATACCACTTTAGGCAAAGATATGGCGGGGTTTGCAGTAACAGATGACAGTAAATCTCAGAAGATTACTTGGCAGATCCATCCTGTTATCTACAAAGTGTACAATGCAAATGGAGAAGGAGAATACAGTGGTGGAATTTCCCCTCAGATTCCCATTAATGAATATACCTCACTTCCTCTGATTCAGCTTGGAGAGTCAGAGGAGATTTTGCTTCATGCTGTACTAAATAAAATATATTCCAAATCTGTTAACCACGAGAATTCAAATAATAACGTGAAAATAATTACAGAAAGTGAGAAGCCTTTTTCAATAGTTAAACCCTAA
- a CDS encoding hybrid sensor histidine kinase/response regulator, translating into MILIVDDNENNIYSLKKLLESKDFQVDTANSGEEALGKALKNDYALIILDVQMPGMDGFEVAEIFAGYSKTKEIPIIFLSAVNTEKRFITRGYASGGMDYVTKPVDPEILLLKVKTFYNLQEQNLAMKKTQQSLELEVKGRRESQVSMKSKIDHFHLMLEGLPQIAFTLNEEGIVDFVNGRWYQYSASDEDFPETYPEDTDIKEEFEKSRKKGKSFELETRIKNIESGNYRYHLLRISPVYEGDTVKNWVGTFTDIDDQKKVENEKDEFLSIASHELKTPLTSIKAYVQLLERKLKLDKDSAEAGYVMKVQDQIEKLNSLISDLLDVSKIENGKLKINRKPSNLEKVLDSAIETILQTHDENKVKIQRHGEISDILIPFDEIRIEQVLINFLTNAIKYSPQNNQVIVTTFVDEQEVKVSVTDFGIGIPDFKQKAVFQKFYRVEESSLQFQGMGIGLYICSEIIKQHNGTIGLSSIINEGSTFYFTLPLN; encoded by the coding sequence ATGATCTTAATTGTCGATGATAACGAAAACAATATTTACTCGTTAAAGAAATTATTAGAGTCCAAAGATTTTCAGGTGGACACGGCTAATTCCGGGGAAGAAGCATTGGGAAAAGCTTTGAAAAATGATTATGCCCTGATTATTCTGGATGTGCAGATGCCTGGGATGGATGGATTTGAAGTTGCGGAAATATTTGCAGGATACAGCAAGACCAAAGAAATTCCTATTATATTTCTGTCGGCCGTAAATACCGAAAAAAGATTCATTACACGCGGTTACGCTTCTGGTGGAATGGATTACGTTACCAAGCCGGTAGATCCGGAAATTCTTTTACTTAAGGTTAAAACATTTTACAACTTGCAGGAACAGAATCTTGCAATGAAAAAAACACAGCAGAGTTTAGAGCTGGAAGTGAAAGGAAGAAGGGAATCTCAGGTCAGCATGAAGTCTAAAATTGATCATTTTCATCTGATGCTGGAAGGCTTACCGCAAATTGCCTTTACTTTAAATGAAGAAGGAATTGTAGATTTTGTGAATGGCAGATGGTATCAGTATTCTGCTTCTGATGAAGACTTTCCGGAAACATATCCTGAAGATACAGATATTAAAGAAGAGTTTGAAAAATCTAGAAAAAAAGGAAAATCTTTTGAATTGGAGACCCGGATAAAAAATATTGAATCCGGAAATTACAGGTATCACCTGTTAAGAATATCGCCGGTATATGAAGGAGATACCGTTAAAAACTGGGTAGGAACATTCACCGATATTGATGATCAGAAAAAGGTAGAAAATGAGAAAGATGAATTTCTCAGTATTGCCAGCCATGAGCTGAAAACTCCCTTAACCAGTATTAAAGCTTATGTGCAGCTATTGGAGCGTAAGCTAAAGCTTGATAAAGATAGTGCAGAGGCAGGTTATGTAATGAAAGTACAGGATCAGATCGAAAAGCTGAACAGCCTCATCAGTGACCTTCTTGACGTTTCCAAAATAGAGAATGGTAAACTGAAGATCAATAGAAAACCTTCTAATTTGGAAAAGGTACTTGATAGTGCTATCGAAACCATACTTCAGACGCATGACGAAAATAAAGTGAAAATTCAGCGTCATGGAGAAATATCAGATATTCTCATTCCTTTTGATGAGATCCGTATAGAACAGGTGCTGATCAATTTCCTGACGAATGCCATTAAATATTCACCTCAAAATAATCAGGTTATTGTAACTACTTTTGTAGATGAACAAGAAGTAAAAGTAAGTGTTACGGACTTTGGTATCGGTATTCCTGATTTTAAGCAGAAAGCTGTATTTCAGAAATTTTATCGTGTTGAAGAATCATCATTACAATTTCAGGGAATGGGAATAGGTTTATATATCTGTTCAGAAATTATCAAGCAACATAATGGAACTATCGGATTATCGAGTATCATTAATGAAGGTTCTACATTTTATTTCACTTTACCTTTAAACTAA
- a CDS encoding response regulator: MPKKIIRNLQFGVGMSLLILIASSVASYWSIQKQMDNRESLSKTRRSITAVKDVLIALLDAETANRGYQLTGKQNFLEPYNRSIAEYPKAIANAKSLDVTDKAQLKRLEDLEENASSNIKNLGLYVENRRHGVEMTQEQLILSKSYMDKCRKIVRDFVRYEEIQLEIKNKDLNRSSNTTVIFILFSAIAAIVVTVYLYVKLRNDLTRRDILEKELKAKDLEISKRVSAIRQIANRVANGDYSQKAVDNAQDDLGDLVDSLNNMTDSLKKSFEKINRSDWHQKGLALLNESLVGIKSIKEVTTNSLNHLIEYGEGTNGAIYLIDEGKLQLNTAVGLEENMKKSFEPGEGMIGQVFLQKKTKVYKDLNENDFAVTFASSKVKTNGIVLVPITLDRQSIGVLEINSTTNFDQDKINYFVDSCRNIATAISAAKGREMEQRLLEETQTQSEELQVQHAELENLNTELEAQTQKLQASEEELKVQQEELMQTNAELEERSKLLEEKNHLIAERNIEIQKKAEELALSTQYKSEFLANMSHELRTPLNSILLLSRLMAENPEENLNEDQVESAKVIQSSGGSLLTLIDEILDLAKIESGKMVLEYDDVAIDEVVKDLRNLFNPVVLEKGVQFDIHIEDGLEKTIETDRLRLDQVLRNLLSNAFKFTTEGNVALHIKKDPTNKNFIIFSVKDTGIGIPEDKQRIIFEAFQQADGSTQRKFGGTGLGLSISREIAKLFGGELSLKSKVDEGSEFSLIIPMNAGSEILPMPSDLELVEIIQEDVEEIKNIIGYDEHESEIAASVSVLEIPEDVADDRDTITDGDKVILIIEDDTNFAKALLKYAHMQNYKGVVVVRGDHGLSAALQYHPLAILLDIQLPVKDGWQVMDELKSNPKTKPIPVHMMSSLHVKKQESLMKGAIDFINKPVALEQMTDVFRKIEEALRKSPQKVLIVEESAKHASALSYFLSNFNISLSIKDNVEDSVKALTEDQVDCVILNIGPTRGNGYKIIESIKSYDGLEHLPIIIFTENNLSSSEELKIRQYADSIVVKTAHSYQRILDEVGLFLHLVEEKKSSEETPRNKTLGSLTEVLSGKKILITDDDVRNIFSLTKTLEKYKVEVILAMDGKQALEQIKVHPDIDAILMDMMMPEMDGYETIQEIRKKPMFTRLPIIAVTAKSMIGDREKCITAGASDYISKPVDVDQLLSLLRVWLYES, encoded by the coding sequence ATGCCGAAAAAAATTATAAGAAATCTGCAATTTGGAGTAGGAATGTCTTTGCTGATTTTAATAGCAAGCTCAGTAGCATCATATTGGAGTATTCAAAAGCAGATGGATAATCGTGAAAGTTTATCCAAAACCCGACGATCTATAACTGCAGTAAAAGATGTATTAATTGCTCTTTTAGATGCAGAAACAGCAAACAGGGGATACCAGTTAACAGGGAAACAAAATTTTTTAGAACCTTATAATAGAAGTATTGCCGAATATCCTAAAGCAATTGCCAATGCAAAATCTTTAGATGTTACAGATAAAGCACAACTCAAACGTTTAGAGGATTTAGAAGAAAATGCAAGTAGTAACATTAAGAATCTGGGGCTTTATGTTGAAAATAGACGTCATGGAGTAGAAATGACACAGGAGCAGCTTATTTTGAGTAAATCCTATATGGACAAATGCCGGAAGATCGTCCGTGATTTTGTACGATATGAAGAAATCCAGCTCGAGATAAAAAATAAGGATCTTAATCGATCATCCAATACAACCGTTATTTTTATCCTGTTTTCGGCGATTGCAGCCATAGTAGTTACGGTTTATCTCTATGTTAAATTGCGAAATGATCTGACCCGCAGAGATATATTGGAAAAAGAACTGAAAGCAAAAGACCTTGAAATCAGCAAACGGGTAAGTGCTATCCGACAGATTGCAAATAGAGTGGCAAACGGGGATTATAGCCAAAAGGCAGTTGATAATGCACAGGATGATCTTGGTGATTTAGTGGATTCACTTAATAATATGACTGATTCACTGAAAAAGTCTTTTGAAAAGATCAATAGAAGTGATTGGCATCAAAAAGGTTTAGCACTACTGAACGAATCACTAGTAGGGATTAAATCAATTAAAGAAGTTACTACCAACTCTTTGAACCATCTCATTGAATATGGAGAGGGTACAAATGGAGCTATATATTTAATTGATGAAGGAAAATTACAACTAAATACAGCAGTAGGTTTAGAGGAAAACATGAAAAAATCCTTCGAACCGGGAGAGGGAATGATTGGACAGGTTTTTCTTCAGAAAAAAACAAAGGTTTATAAAGATCTTAATGAAAATGATTTTGCTGTAACTTTTGCAAGCAGCAAAGTAAAAACTAATGGAATTGTGCTTGTACCAATTACATTGGACAGACAGAGTATTGGTGTATTGGAAATAAATTCAACTACTAATTTTGATCAGGATAAAATCAATTATTTTGTAGATAGTTGTCGGAATATTGCTACTGCCATTAGTGCGGCAAAAGGCCGCGAAATGGAACAGCGATTATTAGAAGAAACCCAGACCCAGTCAGAGGAATTACAGGTACAACATGCCGAACTTGAAAACCTGAATACTGAACTCGAAGCGCAAACTCAAAAACTACAGGCTTCAGAAGAAGAATTAAAAGTACAGCAGGAAGAATTAATGCAAACTAATGCTGAACTGGAAGAAAGGTCAAAACTCCTGGAAGAAAAAAATCATCTGATTGCCGAGCGTAATATCGAAATTCAGAAAAAAGCAGAGGAACTGGCTTTAAGTACCCAATATAAATCTGAATTCCTGGCAAATATGTCGCACGAACTGCGTACACCTTTAAATTCTATCCTTCTTCTTTCCAGGTTAATGGCAGAAAACCCTGAAGAAAACCTGAATGAAGATCAGGTAGAATCAGCTAAGGTAATTCAGAGTTCTGGAGGAAGTCTATTGACACTAATAGACGAAATTTTAGATCTTGCTAAAATTGAATCAGGTAAGATGGTCTTAGAATATGATGATGTAGCCATAGATGAGGTCGTAAAAGATCTGCGAAATCTTTTCAATCCGGTAGTACTTGAAAAAGGAGTTCAATTTGATATCCATATAGAAGATGGTCTTGAAAAAACTATCGAAACCGACCGGTTAAGATTAGATCAGGTATTACGAAACTTGCTGTCAAATGCATTTAAATTTACCACAGAAGGTAATGTAGCATTGCATATTAAAAAAGATCCTACCAATAAGAACTTCATTATTTTCAGCGTTAAAGATACTGGAATTGGTATTCCTGAAGATAAGCAAAGAATTATTTTTGAAGCATTCCAACAAGCTGACGGATCTACTCAGCGGAAGTTTGGAGGAACAGGTCTGGGCTTATCTATAAGCCGTGAAATTGCTAAGTTATTTGGTGGAGAACTATCATTAAAAAGCAAAGTGGACGAAGGAAGTGAGTTCAGCTTAATCATTCCTATGAACGCGGGTTCAGAAATATTACCGATGCCTTCTGATCTGGAATTAGTAGAAATTATACAGGAAGATGTAGAGGAGATCAAAAATATTATCGGTTATGATGAACATGAGTCTGAAATAGCAGCATCAGTTAGCGTTTTGGAAATACCCGAAGATGTAGCAGACGATCGGGATACCATTACCGATGGTGATAAAGTAATTTTGATCATTGAAGATGATACCAATTTTGCTAAAGCATTACTGAAATATGCCCATATGCAAAATTATAAAGGAGTAGTTGTAGTAAGAGGAGATCATGGATTATCTGCAGCACTGCAATATCATCCGTTAGCGATCTTACTGGATATTCAGTTGCCTGTAAAAGATGGATGGCAGGTAATGGATGAACTAAAATCAAATCCTAAAACAAAACCTATTCCGGTACACATGATGTCTTCATTGCATGTGAAAAAACAGGAAAGTCTGATGAAAGGAGCTATTGATTTCATCAATAAACCAGTTGCTTTAGAGCAGATGACCGATGTTTTCAGAAAAATTGAAGAAGCTCTCCGGAAGTCACCTCAAAAAGTTCTGATTGTTGAGGAAAGCGCCAAACATGCCAGTGCATTATCTTATTTCTTGAGCAATTTTAATATTTCATTATCAATAAAAGATAATGTAGAAGACAGTGTAAAAGCCTTAACTGAAGATCAGGTGGACTGTGTTATTTTAAACATCGGACCAACCAGAGGTAATGGCTATAAAATTATTGAATCGATCAAAAGTTATGATGGATTAGAGCATTTGCCGATTATTATTTTTACTGAAAATAATTTATCCTCATCAGAAGAGCTTAAAATCAGACAATATGCAGATTCTATTGTTGTGAAAACAGCACATTCCTATCAACGGATATTAGATGAAGTAGGTTTGTTTTTACATTTGGTCGAAGAAAAGAAAAGTTCGGAAGAAACACCTAGAAATAAGACATTAGGATCACTAACCGAAGTTTTAAGTGGTAAAAAAATTCTGATCACCGATGATGATGTCCGGAATATATTTTCATTAACGAAAACTTTGGAAAAATACAAAGTAGAAGTAATTTTGGCGATGGATGGAAAGCAGGCATTGGAGCAGATTAAAGTACATCCCGATATTGATGCCATTTTAATGGATATGATGATGCCAGAAATGGATGGCTACGAAACGATACAGGAAATAAGAAAAAAACCGATGTTTACCAGATTGCCAATTATTGCAGTAACAGCAAAATCAATGATCGGAGATCGTGAAAAATGTATCACCGCAGGGGCTTCAGATTATATATCAAAGCCTGTAGATGTTGATCAGTTATTGTCATTGTTGCGCGTTTGGTTGTATGAAAGTTAA
- a CDS encoding response regulator: MNKKILIVDDDPRNIFALKLTLKARGYQMESCTMAEEAIQLLQKDDQISVVLMDMMMPEMDGYEAIKIIRNTPSISKIPIIAVTAQAMQEDRQKCLDVGAQDYVKKPIDVDLLLTAIEKLS, from the coding sequence ATGAATAAGAAAATTTTGATTGTGGATGATGATCCACGAAATATATTTGCACTTAAATTAACACTGAAAGCCCGTGGTTATCAGATGGAAAGCTGTACTATGGCGGAGGAAGCCATTCAGCTTTTACAGAAGGATGATCAGATTTCTGTGGTGTTGATGGATATGATGATGCCCGAGATGGATGGTTATGAGGCCATTAAAATTATTCGTAATACACCATCTATTAGTAAGATACCTATCATTGCAGTTACGGCGCAGGCTATGCAGGAAGATCGGCAGAAATGTCTGGATGTAGGTGCACAGGATTATGTGAAAAAACCTATTGATGTAGATTTATTATTAACAGCTATAGAAAAACTATCCTAA
- a CDS encoding CheR family methyltransferase translates to MLEPSIVKDEEVECLIKDVYELYGYDFSLYSRASFKRRVNRICLIDKFTSFAELRYTVLNDPDYLKHFIEEITVNVTEMFRDPYFFKALREKILPQLGTYPLIRIWVAGCSTGEEAYSMAILLKEANLYQKSLIYATDINPSVLETARAGVFPLQQMKLYSENYILSGGKKDFSDYYTANYDGARFDKSLQQKLILSTHNLVSDSSFNSFQLIICRNVLIYFDKELQERVFHLFDDSLENLGYLALGSKETLRFSNLGKSYHQADDQKIWKKVDYN, encoded by the coding sequence ATGCTAGAACCGAGTATTGTAAAAGATGAAGAGGTAGAATGTCTTATAAAAGATGTTTATGAGCTATACGGATATGATTTTTCGCTATACAGTAGAGCTTCCTTCAAACGTAGAGTGAATAGGATCTGTCTGATCGATAAATTTACCAGTTTTGCAGAACTTCGGTATACCGTTCTCAATGATCCCGATTATCTCAAGCATTTTATTGAAGAAATTACAGTGAATGTTACAGAGATGTTTCGTGATCCCTATTTTTTTAAAGCATTAAGGGAAAAGATACTGCCACAACTGGGAACCTATCCTTTGATCAGAATTTGGGTAGCTGGATGTTCAACAGGCGAGGAAGCATATTCCATGGCTATATTACTTAAAGAGGCCAATCTCTATCAAAAATCACTGATCTACGCAACAGATATTAATCCTTCCGTACTAGAAACAGCAAGAGCAGGTGTTTTTCCATTACAACAGATGAAATTATATTCTGAAAATTATATTCTCTCCGGAGGAAAAAAAGATTTTTCTGATTATTACACGGCGAATTATGATGGAGCAAGATTTGATAAGAGTCTGCAGCAGAAATTAATTCTGTCAACCCATAATCTGGTGTCCGACAGTTCCTTTAATAGCTTTCAGTTGATTATATGCCGTAATGTATTGATTTACTTTGATAAAGAATTGCAGGAACGTGTATTTCATCTTTTTGATGATAGTTTGGAAAATCTGGGTTATCTGGCCTTAGGTTCTAAGGAAACATTGAGATTCTCTAATTTAGGTAAGTCTTATCATCAGGCGGATGATCAGAAGATCTGGAAGAAAGTAGATTATAATTAA
- a CDS encoding chemotaxis protein CheB has protein sequence MSVNIELVVIGGSAGSLEVILDMIKKLDQKISFTILLVVHRKVQSTSILPTLLQQFSSIEVSEIEDKEEILNNHIYIVPADYHLLFENKQLVSLDSSEKMNYSRPSIDVTFKSAAEMYGKSLVGILLSGANADGVEGLQYIKKNGGEVWIQDPDTAEVNYMPKHAVDGVAYDLIITPQDLATHINQLNTLNKL, from the coding sequence ATGAGTGTAAATATTGAATTGGTTGTCATAGGAGGTTCTGCGGGAAGCTTGGAGGTTATTTTAGATATGATCAAAAAGCTTGACCAGAAGATCAGCTTTACTATACTATTGGTTGTTCATCGTAAAGTGCAATCCACAAGTATATTACCAACTTTGTTACAGCAGTTTTCCTCCATTGAAGTATCTGAAATAGAAGATAAAGAAGAAATACTAAATAACCATATTTATATTGTTCCCGCCGACTACCATCTGTTGTTTGAAAATAAGCAATTGGTGTCACTCGACAGTTCTGAGAAAATGAACTATTCCCGTCCGTCGATAGATGTGACATTTAAATCTGCAGCAGAGATGTATGGGAAAAGTCTTGTTGGTATACTGCTGTCAGGTGCCAATGCGGATGGTGTAGAAGGCTTACAATACATCAAGAAAAACGGTGGTGAAGTCTGGATTCAGGATCCTGATACGGCCGAAGTGAACTATATGCCAAAACATGCTGTAGATGGAGTCGCCTATGATCTGATCATTACTCCACAGGATCTGGCAACACATATTAATCAATTGAATACTTTAAATAAGCTTTAA
- a CDS encoding response regulator has protein sequence MNKKKILIFDDDKTILDVATIIFEESGYEVGISETSHDIIDKVSQFQPDVILMDNWIPNIGGVEATKLLKSHEEFKKIPVIYITANNDINSLAESAQADDYIAKPFNLDDLEEKVAKYMKD, from the coding sequence ATGAACAAGAAGAAAATTTTGATTTTTGACGATGATAAAACGATTTTAGACGTAGCTACCATCATTTTTGAAGAAAGTGGTTACGAAGTTGGAATTTCTGAAACATCACATGACATTATTGACAAGGTTTCACAATTTCAACCTGATGTAATTTTAATGGATAACTGGATTCCCAATATTGGTGGAGTAGAGGCAACAAAACTGCTTAAGAGTCATGAAGAATTCAAAAAGATTCCTGTGATCTATATTACAGCCAATAATGATATTAATTCATTAGCCGAAAGTGCTCAGGCAGATGATTATATTGCAAAACCATTCAATTTAGATGATTTGGAAGAAAAAGTAGCAAAATACATGAAAGATTAA
- a CDS encoding MarR family winged helix-turn-helix transcriptional regulator — protein MNNDFIKELGYKALDSRFKRISEKMAYSVKKLYKDLDYDIEPNWYLVFMILRDKGELSLIDIAESLGYSHPSIVITVKKMNSNGYLIVKKDQSDKRKQIVSLSPKAIQLMPEFEILWNSCEAAILNVLQEDLSILNYLDDIESALEETSFYYRFKQEYKNHLK, from the coding sequence ATGAATAATGATTTTATAAAAGAACTTGGTTATAAAGCACTTGATTCCCGTTTTAAGAGGATAAGTGAAAAGATGGCTTATAGTGTAAAAAAGCTTTATAAAGACCTCGATTATGATATTGAGCCCAACTGGTATCTCGTTTTTATGATACTGAGAGATAAGGGTGAACTGTCTCTTATTGATATTGCTGAAAGCCTGGGCTATTCACATCCGTCTATTGTCATCACCGTAAAAAAAATGAACAGCAATGGATACCTGATTGTAAAAAAAGATCAATCAGACAAACGAAAACAGATCGTGTCACTTTCTCCCAAAGCAATCCAGTTAATGCCTGAGTTTGAAATTCTTTGGAACAGCTGCGAAGCAGCAATCTTAAATGTACTGCAAGAAGATCTAAGCATTTTAAATTATCTGGATGACATAGAATCAGCACTGGAGGAAACTTCGTTTTATTATCGATTTAAACAGGAATATAAAAACCATTTAAAATAA
- a CDS encoding sterol desaturase family protein — MMNFNRWSFTEYLKILEHFSLSEWIGFSLAVNIALYLFSIGLYVFIEKTCRKNKLQHFSHPIVRSDFYLSILTIVCNSFVMLLGVFLWKNNWIELDDNFSAVSIFLQVVALVLLMDFCMYLFHYAAHIPFVYKRLHGKHHEHVNTNFLSLFVLHPAETIGFGLMILALLIGYDFSVISITLYLFINLIWGTIGHLNKEFFPARFNTYFVGTTQFHNQHHLDETKNFGFYTSIWDKLFGTYKM; from the coding sequence ATGATGAATTTTAATCGTTGGAGTTTTACAGAATATTTGAAAATACTTGAACATTTTTCCTTGTCAGAGTGGATTGGGTTTAGTTTGGCAGTCAATATCGCTCTATACTTATTTTCAATAGGATTATATGTCTTTATTGAAAAGACCTGTCGTAAAAATAAACTGCAGCATTTCAGTCATCCCATAGTACGTTCTGATTTTTATTTAAGCATTCTTACAATTGTTTGCAATAGCTTTGTAATGCTGCTAGGCGTTTTCTTATGGAAAAATAACTGGATCGAACTCGATGACAATTTTTCAGCAGTTTCAATTTTTTTACAAGTTGTAGCTTTAGTCCTCCTCATGGATTTTTGTATGTATCTGTTTCATTATGCAGCTCACATACCATTTGTGTACAAGAGGCTTCATGGTAAACACCACGAACATGTGAACACTAATTTTTTAAGTCTTTTCGTATTGCATCCGGCAGAGACTATAGGTTTTGGATTAATGATATTGGCATTATTAATAGGCTATGATTTCTCTGTGATTTCAATAACTCTTTATCTTTTTATCAACCTTATCTGGGGAACCATCGGGCATTTAAATAAAGAATTTTTTCCTGCAAGATTCAATACATATTTTGTAGGAACGACCCAGTTTCATAATCAGCATCATCTGGATGAAACTAAAAACTTCGGTTTCTATACCTCTATTTGGGATAAATTGTTTGGTACTTATAAAATGTAG
- a CDS encoding NAD(P)-dependent oxidoreductase yields the protein MSAQPVIALLFPGDMGTQIVKELIRNNYNVITAGEGRSQKTLQNIKDSGIIDRGSLQSVVEQADIILSLSSPEASLELAKNTVSCLKNTNNHPIYIDLNSNTPEIALSIENLFSSINIRFINGAVMGASKDIPDNSTLIVSGMYRNLFIDQFSEIFKVKDAGDKTEAASAYKLLFSMVNKGMNALFFETMTAAAHFGILDELNESLKEFLPGTYQDLVKTTPTYPQHIFRRIDEMKGLTEMLKNENLPNMVASGIAGTFERVYKSGIFKDEKFEGVIDTLQSFKKLHYKTSTFYKYQTIYPK from the coding sequence ATGTCAGCACAACCAGTTATTGCCCTTTTATTTCCCGGAGATATGGGAACTCAAATTGTGAAAGAATTGATCCGAAATAACTATAATGTGATTACTGCCGGAGAAGGCAGGTCACAGAAAACTTTACAAAACATAAAGGATTCCGGGATTATTGACAGAGGTTCATTGCAAAGTGTAGTTGAGCAGGCAGATATTATTCTTTCTTTAAGCAGTCCTGAAGCAAGTCTGGAGCTTGCAAAAAATACGGTTTCCTGCTTAAAAAACACCAATAACCATCCGATTTACATAGACCTGAATTCCAATACTCCTGAAATTGCCTTATCCATTGAGAATCTGTTTTCTTCTATAAACATCAGATTTATAAACGGAGCGGTGATGGGAGCCTCAAAAGACATTCCTGATAATTCTACATTGATCGTAAGTGGCATGTACAGAAATTTATTTATTGATCAATTTTCGGAAATTTTTAAAGTAAAAGATGCAGGTGATAAAACGGAGGCAGCATCTGCCTACAAATTATTGTTTTCCATGGTGAATAAGGGAATGAATGCTTTATTCTTTGAAACAATGACTGCAGCAGCTCATTTTGGTATTCTTGATGAACTAAATGAGAGTCTAAAAGAGTTTCTTCCTGGTACCTATCAGGATCTTGTAAAAACAACGCCCACCTATCCACAACATATTTTCAGGAGAATTGATGAAATGAAAGGGCTTACTGAAATGTTAAAAAATGAAAACTTACCGAATATGGTAGCTTCTGGAATTGCAGGGACTTTTGAAAGGGTGTACAAATCTGGTATTTTTAAAGACGAAAAATTTGAAGGGGTTATCGATACCTTACAAAGCTTTAAAAAGTTGCATTACAAAACGTCTACATTTTATAAGTACCAAACAATTTATCCCAAATAG